GGAAGCTTATTGGCACAGTGCTAATGTGAATTTTTGAAATGCATCTAGTTCTTGTGGCAACGGCCTGTTTCAGGGAAGTTAATTTCTACTGATTCTTCAATTAATGTCCTTATGGAGCACATCCAAACAGGTTATCATAGAATAAAACGACTTTCTTGGCTTATGTGATTGATGCAACACGCACTATGTATGTCCTTTATCTCATGAAGCTCAAGGTAAAAACATTTTTTCAAGGCAAAGCCTAGTCTGTCTAAAGTACTAGATGACAGGTTCAGTAAAATAAGGAAAAAGTTTAAATGTTCAGTAATATTGTGCCTTATGGCTTCACACAATCTGATAAACAATGAGCTTCATGGAAACATGTTGAAGATTGCCATTCTAGATTCTCTTTTCTGTTTGTTTAGGTCAGATTTTCCTTTGGAGATAGCTTgtactctttttttttcattttctatttttcttgtcCTTTGTGTTTTAGAAAATTCTTTTTACCCGTGTAGCTTCTCTAGCTTCAAAAGATCATTGGAACAGATAAAAAGTAAACTAGCATTTCTTTTGCTTGGTTAAACTTCAAAGAAATGACATCCTTCCCTTTTTTGGGATAggaattgaaagaaaataaaagaggttaATATGCTTACCTTGTTTTCGTTGAAACTTTGTAGTTCATCCTTTTctctttcctttcctttcctttgaCTTTGTTTTCCTTCATAGTCATCACAATACAAGTGCTAGAGAGTTCAAATGGCACTGCTTTTGTGAGGGGGATCCAATTGCTGTGCAAGATATTCTTTCATGAAAATCATCGAGTTTGTTTGACTTATGAATTATGATGTATGTGCGTGCTATTTTCTGTTGACTCCTGATTGTAGAATGGCTGCCCGGATAGTGCATTATGTGGGAATGATGATAAGGGGATCGGAGCAAGTTCCTTTTGGAGACTACGATTGGAACATGGCGGCACGCTTTCTAGTTCTCCAATCTTTTAGAAATGGTGGGAGGTTCTACTTTTGAAAGGCTACCTACAGAAATTCGGTTGGAGAAGATTTGTTTTTCTGTGTTTTGGCGCATCTGGTTCTGTTCTCGCGTGAATTTCTTTTTCTACCGTATGACTTCCATGCATTGCAAATGTTTAAGTATATCTGCAGGATGACTTTTGAGTACAAATAGCTGCATCGCTGAATTGCTGGTGCATCAGTGTTTCTCACAGTTGACTGCTAAATAAATTATATCTACTTTTATGATGAACTGATGCACTTAAATTCAGACTACGTTTGAAGTTTTACTTTTGCAACTACTTAGAGGCTCTACTTTCTGCAGGCCAGCTCCTAATCCTATGTATATGTGGAAGAGTAGTATACCTGATGCTCTGCACTTGGTAAGTACAGGATAATAATTCGCAATCATAAATATTCTCATATTATATAATTCTGTGTATAGCTGTACATTAACATTCCATTACCACAATGTCATTATGTGACTCTCACCTAGGGTGTGGTTTGGAAGGATCAAATGTACATTTTATGATCCggaactttttttcttttttttttccaatgtcAAATGTGGAAGATCTTAATACCGAGTAATCTTTTTTAAAGTAGGTCTTCCTGTTTATTTGATACAATCACTGTATTGTCTGTCACCATACCGTAAAAGTAAATAATATCAGAAAACATGTACCAGCCAATACGTGTTTTTCATTCCCAGTTTCTCTAGCTAAGGACACATAAGGAAATGACCTATAGGATATTATACCCTTTTCAACATGCAAATGCATACAACAATCTCAACTTTGGCTAGTATTTTGTGTCTTCTATGTTTCATCACTAGAGGCTTAGAGTTGTGTGTAGTTTATCTCATTCAGTATTTTTGATTTCTAACTAGTCTCTGTCATAACGTTTATTTTTGGCTTGACGGAGAGCAGCTAGTTTGTGCTTTCTGGATGATGTAAATGTTCACTGCTGCCTGGCTGCTACCATACCTGTCTTTTCCTGATAATTACATAGTTGTATTGAGTACTGTGTTCCAGTTATGAATCTTTCACATACGATTACTGTTGTTTGAACCATGGGTCAGAGCAATATATCCATGGATGTTACTATGTTAAGCCTTTTACCTTTGCAAAGAACTCACATCACATATTAGGCTTATCATGCGACGGCATGCCTATGAACATCCACGTTGCTTTTGAGCAACATGGTCAGTAAAATGGAGCAAATATTTAGTGGACAAAATACACTGAACAGGGACGGTTTAGCATCATTTAATAAGGAGTCTCATATGACCTATACTAAAAATTGAACTTTAGAACTATGTATTGATTTTATGAATATTAGTTATTGAATTTAACCTGAGAATTTAGCGTTTCTTATTATCATTTTGTTGTCTAAGTTtgtgaaataaaattttacttgtgGATAAAGATTGAAATGCTAAAAGTAAACCAATGTGTTGGTCAACTAGATGTAGTCCATTCCACTACATGTGGAGAGTGTAATTAATTAGTGGTGTTTAATTACCATAGTGAAAATTGGGGAAGAtcaatttggatttttttttatctattctTGAAAGTGATCTGAAATAGGATCAGCTAAAATGTAATTTATGATGCTTTCAATATGATGGAACAATGGAAGTATTTGTCATGGAAGGAGAGGTACCGTGCCTAAAGCACGTGTATTCTAGGAGAAGGAAGGAAATCTAAGCTGAATCTTGTTCTGCACTTTGTTATGAATCTTTGGGTAAAATCTAGTTTAGAAATCTTTTCACTACTTCTGTTAGTGATTTCTGAGCTGTAAGAAAGTTTTTACGAGTAATCTAGGATGGAACTCTTTGTCTACATAAGCAGTGGAGGGAGGGGGGGATTGTTAATTTTATGCTTGTAGTACATTTGAGTGTTTTATAACTACTGGAGTTTCTAAGCCACTCTAAGAGCTCGGAGAGCACTGCTCTTCTATACATGATACTAAATTCCATTCTCTCTATTCTCTCTTTGCTTCTGTCTGTTCTGCGCTTCTTCTCTTCTATATTCTGCATTTGACTCTCCTCTTCTTCTCTCTGTCTCTAATCTCTATTCTGCTCGCTTCTGAACTGCAACCTCACCATATCAGTATTGTATTGTTATATCAGCGTTTGTGTTTTATACAACCTAGCTTGCACTGAAAATATGCAAATTGTTGGCAATAAGCACTTCTCCCTTGTCGGATCCTGGACATCCAATTTGTTTATTGCATTCCTTTGCTGTGACTGGCAAAATTTCCGCTTTGTTGGAGTGCTAATGAGGTGCCTACTTGTTTGCAAttaaagtgatatatatattttcatttatcaGTACCATTTTATTTGTAGTTTCCAGTTCATTTTTTATGCGAATAAATTTAATTGTGAAAGATCTGAAGGATTTGTTTGTTCATTCATTTCAGAGCAACTCATCAACTACCATGGAAGTAAACACAAGCTTTCCAAATGGCAATTTTCAAACAGTGGCAAACAGGTCGGAGTGCCCCGTCTCTTGTGAAATGCAAACACTTCAGCAGCCAATTTCATCTCCAAGGTTTTCTCAGACATCATTGCAAAACTCACAAACGATGCAGGGGAGCCCTCAAATCTCCAGGCATACGGATTCTCAGTCGCACACACCATTGCACTCAAACCGAACATCAATTAGCACTGTAGAGCAGCAGCATGATCATAAGGTTTGCATGAACTTGTGTTCTCACATAAATTGTTGTATTTCTTAGATGTTTAGACTTCAATATTGTCTGATGTCGGGACCGCTGAACTTGAAAGTAGTGGCAGCTGATAACATTTTTAGATCAGTGTAGTTTATTGTGTGGCTACTGAAGTAATAGGCTACTGATTGGAAAGGGTAGAGTGGGCATGAGTATTCATATGCAAGTTGCATGACCTTCATGGCTGCTATAATAGTCTTCTCTCTACGGCGAATTCTGGAAGGCTAATAATAACATCCTCCACCACATGCCAAGAAAAAACAACCTTGATGATTTTGCCAGTACAAGCATGGTGATAGCCTTGTAAGCGCTCCACCTTGCCCCTCACCTCAAAAAAATGTGAATTGTAAACTACTTGGAAACAGGTGATCTATTATTTGAGTTTTTGGCGTAAGGTGTGCCATTGTTATATAACAAGACTGTCAGCTTTCTGGTGACAGGATAGTGTACATCCTTCTCCCTTTTTACTTGCTGCAAATAGAGGTTGAAGATAAAGTAAGAAAACTTGATGTTCTATCACAGTTTacaaaaatgtaaaatttttttaatttgatttcctCAAAACagttaatttttttagaaaaaatatagttacacCTGCATTGGAATTTGGAATTGTACAACTGCATTAGGATTATGAGAGAGAAAAGCTATTTTGTAAGTGTTCCgtaaaaataaaagatgaacaattagtgatattttccttcttttctaCCAATAACTACAACAATGCCATACATGGACCAATATAGAAGTATCAATTTCAATGGTTGTCCACATGGATTATTTTACTACATATGCATGGATCAATTTCTCTATGTCGGTATTCAAATAGATTTTGAGTTCACTTTTCTTAtgtcttttgttttttgttacCCCAGCCTTGCAGGGATACTGGATCAGACTCACAAACAGAGACCTCTGAACCTGGTCCCTGTCCTTCATATAGAAGTGATTTGCCAGAGGATCCTATAGACTGTGACTGGAGTGAACATATCTGCCCAGATGGAAACAAGTACTACTTCAATTCCGCAACATTTGAAAGCAGAGTAATGTTTCAATTTCTTGGTTTTACTCTTTTCTTGATTCTGTAGATTTTCTTGTTGATTCAACCACTGCTATGATTCTGTAGTGGGAAAAGCCAGAGGAGTTTGCTATTTATGAGCAACGGTGGCGGAATAGGCAATTGCGCAATCAAACTTGTCCAGAGTCCTGTCCATCAACTTTAGAGACTCTATCTATTAAAGAAGAATGTAAAATTCAAACAGCACAAGATCAGAGGGAATCCTGTGATTCTAAGACTCCTCCATCGACAATGTCATGCGCTGTGGTTAGTGTTTTTTCC
This Amaranthus tricolor cultivar Red isolate AtriRed21 chromosome 13, ASM2621246v1, whole genome shotgun sequence DNA region includes the following protein-coding sequences:
- the LOC130797583 gene encoding flowering time control protein FCA-like isoform X4, producing MDWSKPCCWRCQHTLEYCFVKYASTEEADRAITALNNRFTFPGAMLPLKVRYADGTRQRQVSQIMERPMQHESCLPRSGLMQHDSTFPRPEDTLHKLYVNGMNREASTEEIEEIFSSYGVVADIYLMRDEMKQNRGCGFIGFTQRYMAVAAINGLNGSYVMKGCDRPLAVRFADPKKPKNGEFRPAPNPMYMWKSSIPDALHLSNSSTTMEVNTSFPNGNFQTVANRSECPVSCEMQTLQQPISSPRFSQTSLQNSQTMQGSPQISRHTDSQSHTPLHSNRTSISTVEQQHDHKPCRDTGSDSQTETSEPGPCPSYRSDLPEDPIDCDWSEHICPDGNKYYFNSATFESRWEKPEEFAIYEQRWRNRQLRNQTCPESCPSTLETLSIKEECKIQTAQDQRESCDSKTPPSTMSCAVQEHTHEQVQAETSVLGGPAVVQ